A part of Aspergillus flavus chromosome 1, complete sequence genomic DNA contains:
- a CDS encoding uncharacterized protein (transient receptor potential ion channel-domain containing protein): MQFKALLSALLLAFLSAPLVTATKLIESNALNLCQDSSNFTATLFKVTFTPNNRSLVFSFDGVAAISGKVKAEIVLDAYGYTALKKEIDPCEMNIGGLCPMSAGPIDVPKAQIDVPQDVVNSIPGIAYTVPDLDASVRIYINSTDTGESIACVEASLSNGKTVYQKGVGWSTAIISGLGLAASAITSGLGHSNTAAHVAANALSLFSFMQSQAMIGMTSVHMPPIVEAWTQNFQWSMGIIHIGFLESICTWYQRSTGGTPSTTLSELSTTSVQVLKKRTLDEATGLVKKASDIIKRGSGAESETANTSNLVVRGIKRVGFKAGIEATNIFLTGLIFFVFFVAVVMILVSLFKAGCEVLAKNGKMKTDKFQDFRNGWKIVARGILFRLTLIGFPQMTVLCLWEFTQHDSAAEVVLAVIMFFSILAALGWAAFKVILLAKRSITMHKNPAYILYSDPTCLNKWGFLYVQYRATAYYFVIPVLGYILVKGMFIGLSQEAPVVMTIALVILEAGMLIAVSVLRPWMDKKTNIYNISIAAVNFLNVIFLLFFSEVFNQPGLVTGVMGVVFFVINAVFALILLLLVLIASIYAIVSKNPDMRYQPMRDDRGSFIKSQGQLTTELDALGAAARGDVKTGAYKSSPFDDDNGSFSSGNGASINRQNLDVHGHDQAPNTRQAPVSPVDPSLPLFPSDASGRQEPPSYNARSPSPVPRGYTASPLNNPNAYRAQNNPSPWQRGAGYDH, translated from the exons ATGCAGTTCAAGGCGCTTCTGTCAGCTCTTCTGCTCGCCTTCCTAAGTGCACCACTAGTAACCGCGACCAAGCTGATCGAATCCAATGCGCTTAACCTGTGCCAAGACAGTTCGAACTTCACAGCGACCCTTTTCAAAGTAACGTTCACGCCAAACAACAGATCCTTAGTCTTCAGTTTCGATGGAGTCGCCGCAATTTCGGGTAAAGTCAAGGCGGAAATCGTCCTTGATGCGTATGGCTACACGGCGcttaaaaaagaaattgaccCCTGTGAAATGAACATTGGGGGTCTATGCCCTATGAGTGCCGGACCTATCGATGTTCCCAAGGCTCAGATCGATGTTCCACAAGATGTAGTAAACAGTATCCCAG GCATTGCATACACAGTTCCCGATCTCGATGCTTCCGTCCGTATCTACATCAACTCCACTGATACTGGCGAAAGCATCGCGTGTGTTGAGGCTTCGTTATCAAATGGAAAGACGGTTTACCAAAAAGGGGTCGGCTGGTCAACAGCTATTATCTCCGGGTTAGGCTTGGCTGCTTCTGCTATCACTTCTGGCTTAGGTCATTCAAACACCGCCGCGCATGTGGCGGCTAATGCACTCTCACTATTCAGCTTTATGCAATCGCAGGCGATGATCGGTATGACATCTGTCCATATGCCCCCGATCGTTGAGGCGTGGACCCAAAACTTCCAGTGGAGTATGGGTATCATCCATATCGGATTCCTGGAATCAATTTGTACCTGGTATCAAAGATCGACTGGAGGAACACCTTCAACGACCCTTTCCGAACTTTCAACAACGTCTGTGCAAGTGCTCAAAAAGCGAACCCTCGACGAAGCCACGGGATTAGTCAAGAAAGCATCAGACATTATCAAGCGTGGTTCCGGTGCCGAATCCGAGACAGCCAACACATCGAATCTTGTCGTTCGCGGTATCAAGCGTGTTGGGTTCAAGGCCGGGATTGAGGCGACTAATATTTTCCTGACTGGTcttatcttcttcgttttcttcgtGGCTGTGGTGATGATCCTCGTCTCGCTTTTCAAGGCTGGCTGTGAGGTCCTTGCCAAGAACGGCAAGATGAAAACCGATAAGTTTCAGGATTTCCGTAACGGTTGGAAGATCGTCGCCCGCGGTATTTTGTTCCGACTTACTTTAATCGGTTTCCCTCAGATGACCGTCCTCTGTTTGTGGGAATTCACCCAGCATGACTCTGCAGCTGAGGTTGTGTTGGCTGTGATCatgttcttttctattctcgCGGCTCTGGGATGGGCTGCCTTCAAGGTCATCCTTCTGGCAAAACGTTCCATCACCATGCATAAAAACCCTGCATACATCCTCTACTCGGACCCTACATGTCTGAACAAATGGGGATTCTTGTATGTGCAATACCGGGCGACTGCATACTACTTTGTCATTCCAGTTCTGGGCTACATCCTTGTTAAAGGCATGTTTATTGGTCTGAGTCAAGAAGCGCCAGTTGTGATGACTATTGCCTTGGTTATCCTTGAGGCTGGTATGTTGATTGCCGTCAGTGTTCTGCGGCCATGGATGGACAAGAAGACCAACATCTATAATATCTCCATCGCTGCCGTGAATTTCCTCAacgtcatcttccttctcttcttctccgaaGTTTTTAACCAACCTGGCCTGGTAACAGGTGTCATGGGcgtcgtcttcttcgtgATCAATGCGGTTTTCGCGCTGATTCTTTTACTTCTGGTGCTGATCGCTTCTATCTATGCAATTGTCTCGAAGAACCCGGATATGCGGTACCAGCCCATGAGGGATGATCGCGGTTCTTTCATCAAGTCTCAGGGCCAGCTGACGACTGAGTTGGATGCCCTGGGTGCCGCTGCTCGTGGCGATGTTAAGACTGGAGCCTACAAGTCTAGTCCATTTGATGATGACAACGGTTCCTTCTCCAGCGGCAACGGAGCCAGTATTAACCGTCAAAACCTCGATGTGCACGGCCATGACCAAGCGCCCAATACTCGTCAAGCCCCAGTTTCTCCGGTTGATCCCTCCCTTCCACTGTTCCCCAGCGACGCTTCAGGACGACAAGAGCCTCCCAGCTACAACGCGCGGTCACCGTCACCAGTCCCGCGGGGTTACACTGCGTCCCCACTCAACAATCCCAACGCTTATAGGGCACAGAACAACCCCAGTCCATGGCAAAGAGGAGCTGGATATGATCACTAA
- a CDS encoding C6 transcription factor, producing the protein MTARNRTTSSSLPRKRRRPAKSCEQCRERKVRCDLQLPCRACRHARGNLTCTYRESPRPRPSQTDARAVSRSPDIPASTFAEGDQSQQQSRGLGSISFTQLEQDDVVNTRTGASGSSLQHLEDRLCKAEQQLSELSRTRQFCAVSGDLTIPGIMPRLRNTAEKTKLFGPSHWMYTAEKIASDQIDSQNMDISIVDMKADLADMVKECRNLRKAAKSQRKLQLNDPVPDLLSTFPERHVCDELASAYIRTFEKIYRVVHIPSFWKEYYQFWEAPHASSTSFLIKLGLIFSIGTTFYPILGESERLRHLAQTWIYAAQWWLVGPSEKSTRNLDGIQVFCLLLVSRKTNTIGSSPWLSTGSLLRMAMTMGLHRDPRVFPGLAPFQAEMRSRLWTTILELVVHGSIDSSSMPLMISPQDFDNHVPHNINDADLWPATQEFSTPKPLKQFTESSIQLLMRQSLPIRMEAAKLINSSNLEQSYNAVLQIATDLQKACRDLATYFQLHWPQYSGETDLHRKFLDMQIRRYILLLHRPYMLQAQHNPRFYLSRKICWESAMIIASYAESLQLPSQNLDDLSRLMVMSTGPFCGALHLDIITVLGLEVTSQLKETATGSSEPGQLTMDPLAEMSKAQREPMIRILEHINDQMLQVVALGIARFKRYIFLSVVLCQIRALESGTRDIRPLMIKAVQESVKNCYMAVQSSQSVSTPQGPIETLICTESPPGLDFNLMDPNLDFSAFFAHFSGGGGDGMYEMTL; encoded by the exons ATGACGGCTCGTAACAGGACAACCTCATCGTCACTGCCACGTAAACGCCGTCGTCCCGCCAAATCATGCGAGCAATGCCGAGAGCGTAAGGTCCGCTGCGATCTCCAACTGCCTTGTAGGGCTTGCCGACATGCTCGGGGAAACTTGACTTGCACGTATAGAGAATCGCCGCGGCCGAGACCTTCTCAGACCGATGCTCGGGCAGTCTCAAGAAGTCCGGACATACCTGCGTCAACTTTCGCTGAAGGGGATCAATCTCAACAACAGTCTCGCGGCTTGGGGAGTATATCTTTCACTCAACTAGAGCAAGACGATGTAGTCAATACAAGGACAGGAGCGAGTGGTAGCTCTCTACAGCATTTAGAGGACCGCCTGTGTAAAGCCGAACAGCAATTGTCCGAACTCTCTCGGACTCGACAATTTTGTGCTGTGAGTGGGGACTTGACTATTCCTGGTATCATGCCTCGCCTGCGAAATACGGCAGAAAAGACGAAGCTGTTCGGACCAAGCCACTGGATGTACACTGCCGAGAAG ATCGCCAGCGACCAAATCGACTCTCAAAATATGGATATCAGCATTGTGGACATGAAAGCAGATTTAGCAGATATGGTTAAGGAATGTCGAAACCTACGGAAGGCGGCAAAAAGCCAGCGAAAGCTGCAACTAAACGACCCTGTTCCTGACCTCTTAAGTACCTTTCCTGAAAGGCATGTTTGTGATGAGTTGGCAAGTGCTTACATACGGACTTTCGAAAAAATATATCGCGTTGTTCATATCCCTTCTTTCTGGAAAGAGTATTATCAATTCTGGGAAGCACCACATGCCTCTTCAACGTCATTCTTGATCAAACTAGGCCTTATCTTCTCTATTGGCACGACTTTCTACCCTATCCTGGGAGAGTCGGAACGTCTGCGTCACTTGGCGCAAACGTGGATATATGCCGCTCAGTGGTGGCTGGTAGGGCCTTCTGAGAAATCAACAAGAAACCTGGACGGTATTCAAGTTTTCTGCCTTCTTCTGGTGTCACGAAAAACAAACACTATCGGATCATCGCCATGGCTATCTACTGGTTCTCTATTAAGAATGGCTATGACTATGGGATTACATAGAGACCCTCGAGTCTTTCCAGGCTTAGCACCATTTCAAGCAGAGATGCGGAGTAGGCTTTGGACGACTATCCTGGAACTGGTGGTTCATGGATCTATCGACTCATCTTCAATGCCACTAATGATTTCGCCTCAGGACTTCGATAACCATGTGCCTCATAACATCAATGATGCAGACCTATGGCCAGCTACCCAGGAATTCTCTACCCCAAAACCACTGAAACAGTTTACCGAGTCCTCTATTCAATTATTGATGCGACAATCTCTGCCAATCCGTATGGAGGCAGCCAAACTGATCAACAGTTCTAACTTGGAGCAGTCATATAATGCCGTGCTTCAGATTGCAACAGACCTACAAAAAGCCTGCCGTGATCTCGCAACCTACTTCCAACTGCACTGGCCGCAGTACTCAGGCGAGACTGATCTACATAGGAAGTTCCTCGATATGCAAATTCGCCGCTATATCCTACTGCTCCACCGGCCTTACATGTTACAGGCTCAGCATAATCCACGGTTCTACCTCTCTCGGAAGATCTGTTGGGAGTCGGCTATGATCATCGCATCATATGCTGAAAGTCTTCAGCTCCCTTCCCAGAACCTTGATGACCTGTCACGTCTCATGGTAATGAGCACTGGGCCATTTTGTGGTGCTCTCCACCTCGACATTATTACTGTTCTAGGGCTGGAGGTAACGAGTCAGCTCAAAGAAACAGCTACAGGATCATCAGAACCTGGTCAGCTCACTATGGACCCTCTAGCCGAGATGTCCAAAGCACAACGAGAGCCCATGATCCGCATCCTGGAGCATATCAACGATCAGATGCTTCAGGTTGTTGCCCTAGGCATTGCGAGGTTCAAGCGATACATCTTTCTCTCAGTCGTACTTTGCCAAATAAGAGCATTGGAGTCTGGCACAAGAGACATCCGGCCATTGATGATCAAAGCAGTCCAGGAGAGTGTGAAGAACTGCTATATGGCGGTCCAGTCGTCTCAGTCTGTCAGTACCCCGCAGGGCCCAATTGAGACGTTGATCTGTACCGAGTCGCCACCTGGGCTAGATTTTAACCTTATG GATCCTAATCTTGACTTCTCGGCATTCTTTGCTCACTTTAGTGGTGGCGGCGGTGATGGAATGTATGAGATGACCTTGTAG
- a CDS encoding putative ATP-dependent RNA helicase (ATP-dependent RNA helicase has1), translating into MLSGPPFIYSSSYGKAPLPPVISALLAWLIICRPPSYQGLSARDAGSLARQYFRSAKKLSSAEKKKKRLRISRFSFGKLSRRNPSGEILAKMPIPVDTAQSISKKRKRKHGGNARKEEAAAPAATEAVIESPEKEEVTVEKKKAKKEKSKKQKVEHMSSDEEQKNTEESEQEASDNEEEKSDAEETPAANGEDLPSADTIRLPQQDGDPVKFTELGLSEKTMKGIEGMGFETMTEVQRRTIPPLLAGRDVLGAAKTGSGKTLSFLIPAIEMLSALRFKPRNGTGAIIVSPTRELALQIFGQVRELLAHHSQTYGIVIGGANRRAEAEKLMKGVNLLVATPGRLLDHLQNTQGFVFKNLRTLISTINLFRIAIDEADRILEVGFEDEMRQIAKILPSENRQTMLFSATQTTKVEDLARISLRPGPLYINVDHRKEHSTVEGLEQGYVICEADKRFLLLFSFLKRNLRKKIIVFLSSCNSVKYYGELLNYIDLPVLDLHGKQKQQKRTNTFFEFCNAKQGTLICTDVAARGLDIPAVDWIIQFDPPDDPRDYIHRVGRTARGSNGKGRSLMFLQPSEVGFLKHLKEARVPVVEFDFPTQKIVNVQSQLEKLIGQNYYLNKSAKEGYRSYLQAYASHSLRSVFDVHKLDLVKVSKGFGFSTPPRIDIQLGSSLKDKPPQGRRNYGSQPGSKFKRKHNDD; encoded by the exons ATGCTGTCGGGTCCACCTTTCATATACTCTTCTTCATACGGAAAAGCGCCACTGCCACCTGTAATTTCTGCCTTATTAGCATGGCTCATAATCTGCAGACCGCCCAGCTATCAGGGGCTATCAGCACGTGATGCGGGAAGTTTGGCCAGGCAATATTTTCGCTCCGCAAAAAAATTGTCTTCCgccgagaaaaaaaaaaaaaggctcCGTATCTCACGATTTTCATTTGGCAAGCTTTCCAGGAGAAACCCCTCTGGAGAAATTCTAGCCAAAATGCCGATCCCTGTGGATACCGCCCAATCTATCtcgaagaagcgcaagagaAAGCATGGTGGAAATGCGCGCAAGGAAGAGGCTGCTGCCCCAGCTGCGACTGAAGCCGTGATCGAATCTCCcgaaaaggaggaagttaccgtcgagaagaagaaggcgaagaaagagaagtccaagaagcagaaggtcGAACATATGTCtagtgatgaggagcagaagaataCGGAGGAATCTGAGCAGGAGGCCTCTGAtaatgaagaggagaagagcgaTGCTGAAGAGACACCCGCCGCCAACGGTGAGGATCTTCCTTCTGCGGATACGATCCGTCTGCCCCAGCAGGATGGTGACCCAGTGAAGTTCACGGAGCTGGGATTGTCGGAGAAGACTATGAAGGGTATCGAGGGAATGGGATTCGAGACGATGACTGAAGTTCAACGGCGTACAATTCCTCCTCTGCTTGCTGGTCGCGATGTTCTTGGTGCTGCAAAGACTGGTTCCGGAAAgaccttgtccttcttgatTCCTGCCATTGAAATGCTTAGCGCTCTGCGATTCAAGCCGAGAAACG GTACTGGTGCCATTATCGTCAGTCCTACTCGTGAGCTTGCACTTCAGATTTTCGGTCAAGTTAGGGAACTCTTGGCGCATCACAGCCAGACCTACGGTATTGTTATCGGTGGTGCAAACCGGAGAGCCGAGGCGGAGAAGCTCATGAAGGGTGTTAACCTTCTCGTGGCAACACCTGGACGTCTGCTCGATCATCTGCAGAACACGCAAGGATTCGTGTTCAAGAACTTGCGGACACTTATCAGTACGATAAATCTTTTCCGCATTGCGA TTGACGAGGCGGACCGTATCCTGGAAGTCGGTTTCGAAGATGAAATGCGCCAAATTGCCAAGATCCTTCCATCTGAGAACAGACAAACTATGCTGTTCTCTGCCACGCAAACTACCAAGGTTGAAGATTTGGCCCGTATCTCTCTCAGACCTGGCCCTCTCTACATCAACGTGGACCATCGCAAGGAGCACAGTACCGTTGAGGGATTGGAGCAAGGCTATGTCATCTGTGAAGCTGACAAGCGTTTCTTACTCCtgttctccttcctcaagcGCAACCTTAGGAAGAAAATCATCGTTTTCCTGAGCAGCTGCAACTCTGTCAAGTACTACGGTGAATTGCTCAAC TATATCGACCTCCCTGTGCTTGACTTGCACggaaagcagaagcagcagaagcgGACCAACACATTCTTTGAATTCTGCAATGCAAAGCAGGGAACCCTGATCTGTACCGACGTTGCCGCCCGAGGCTTAGAT ATTCCTGCTGTGGACTGGATTATCCAGTTCGACCCCCCAGATGACCCTCGTGACTACATTCACCGTGTTGGTCGTACAGCCCGTGGATCCAACGGAAAGGGACGCAGTCTGATGTTCTTGCAACCCTCGGAAGTAGGGTTCTTGAAGCATCTGAAGGAGGCTCGAGTGCCCGTCGTGGAGTTTGACTTCCCGACTCAGAAGATTGTCAATGTTCAGTCTCAACTGGAGAAGCTCATTGGCCAGAACTACTATCTGAACAAG TCCGCCAAGGAAGGTTACCGCTCCTACCTTCAGGCATATGCCTCCCACTCTCTCCGGTCCGTCTTCGACGTGCACAAGCTCGACCTGGTTAAGGTATCGAAGGGCTTCGGCTTCTCGACGCCTCCCCGCATCGATATTCAGCTCGGTTCCAGCCTGAAAGACAAACCACCACAGGGCCGACGGAACTACGGCAGCCAGCCCGGCTCGAAGTTCAAGCGCAAGCATAATGATGACTGA